One segment of Corynebacterium caspium DSM 44850 DNA contains the following:
- the greA gene encoding transcription elongation factor GreA, whose amino-acid sequence MADDQKLQYITPETKAKLEAELQALIDHRPAVAAEINERREEGDLKENAGYDAAREVQDQEEARIKQISELLANSTTERTGIVDGVAYVGSVVHVYYNGDKNDRETFLIGTRAAASDNKDLETYSEQSPLGAAILGAKEGETREYTAPSGNTITVTVESAAPYDSEKAATPRTT is encoded by the coding sequence ATGGCTGATGATCAGAAACTGCAATATATCACTCCGGAAACCAAGGCTAAATTGGAGGCAGAACTCCAAGCCTTGATTGATCACCGTCCTGCAGTTGCAGCGGAAATCAATGAGCGCCGTGAAGAGGGCGACCTTAAAGAAAACGCTGGTTATGATGCGGCTCGCGAAGTTCAGGACCAAGAAGAAGCCCGCATTAAGCAGATCTCTGAACTGCTGGCTAATTCCACCACTGAGCGCACTGGCATCGTAGATGGTGTCGCTTATGTTGGTTCGGTAGTGCACGTTTACTATAACGGCGATAAAAACGACCGGGAGACCTTCCTTATTGGTACGCGTGCCGCAGCCAGCGATAATAAGGACCTCGAGACTTATTCGGAGCAGTCTCCGCTAGGTGCTGCAATTCTTGGTGCTAAAGAGGGCGAAACCCGCGAATACACTGCCCCCAGTGGCAATACCATTACGGTAACTGTGGAATCTGCGGCTCCTTATGATTCCGAAAAAGCTGCTACTCCGCGCACCACTTAA
- a CDS encoding Bax inhibitor-1/YccA family protein, giving the protein MRSSNPVLTSLQSEEARRGKANGGAFDPYASAVYPTNTWEDTSAPSIDRPMTVDDVVTKTGITLAVIIAGALINFFIGAANPGLAMMLTLVGGLGGFITVLVSAFSKKFGSKAVTLTYAAFEGLFVGGISFLFAGISVSGANGGALIGQAVIGTVGVFIGMLYVYKTGAIKVTPKFTKLMTAGLVGVLVLSFGNLFLAMLTGNNPLRDGGMLAIIFSLVCIGLAAMSFLQDFDVADKLIRSGAPASHAWGVALGLAVTLVWLYTEILRLLSYFNRS; this is encoded by the coding sequence GTGCGTAGCTCTAACCCCGTACTAACCTCGCTGCAAAGTGAAGAAGCCCGCCGTGGCAAGGCTAACGGCGGAGCCTTTGATCCGTACGCATCTGCTGTGTATCCCACCAATACTTGGGAAGATACCTCGGCTCCGTCAATAGATCGCCCCATGACGGTTGACGATGTAGTCACCAAGACGGGTATTACCTTGGCAGTAATTATCGCCGGCGCCTTGATTAACTTCTTTATTGGCGCAGCAAACCCCGGTTTAGCCATGATGCTCACTCTTGTTGGTGGCCTCGGTGGTTTCATAACCGTGCTGGTATCAGCCTTCTCCAAGAAATTTGGCTCCAAAGCAGTCACTTTGACCTATGCCGCCTTTGAAGGCTTATTTGTAGGCGGAATATCCTTCCTATTTGCTGGAATTAGCGTGTCTGGCGCAAATGGGGGCGCCCTAATCGGTCAAGCCGTAATTGGCACTGTAGGCGTATTTATCGGAATGCTTTATGTCTACAAAACCGGAGCTATCAAGGTAACCCCCAAATTCACCAAACTAATGACCGCTGGTCTAGTAGGGGTACTGGTCTTAAGCTTTGGAAATCTTTTCCTGGCGATGCTCACCGGAAATAATCCCCTTCGTGATGGCGGCATGCTAGCCATCATTTTCTCACTAGTGTGCATCGGTCTAGCCGCTATGAGCTTCCTCCAGGACTTCGATGTAGCCGATAAGCTCATTCGTTCCGGAGCACCTGCCTCCCACGCTTGGGGCGTAGCTCTTGGCTTAGCTGTCACCTTAGTATGGCTCTACACCGAGATCCTCCGGTTGCTGAGCTACTTCAATCGCAGCTAG
- a CDS encoding DUF4307 domain-containing protein, translating into MSSSALPRPESRYGASQPSSRPIKAWGNKLIATFFVLLLLALLVVVVRYMGARNSTPVSASIAGFERVTNEQITTNVDVTRKDPEVASYCIITALNYDRAEVGRRELLIPPGGVTTARYTVLINTRDIPVATSVYGCATTIPHHMGL; encoded by the coding sequence ATGTCCTCTTCTGCACTCCCCCGCCCCGAGTCTCGCTACGGTGCATCGCAACCTAGCAGTCGCCCTATTAAGGCTTGGGGAAATAAATTAATTGCCACATTTTTTGTGCTGTTATTACTAGCACTTTTAGTAGTGGTGGTGCGCTATATGGGAGCCCGAAATTCTACCCCGGTAAGCGCCTCTATAGCGGGTTTTGAAAGGGTGACCAACGAACAAATAACTACCAATGTCGATGTCACCCGCAAAGATCCCGAAGTTGCCTCTTATTGCATTATTACGGCACTAAATTATGATCGCGCAGAAGTTGGACGCCGAGAACTGTTGATTCCACCTGGTGGAGTAACTACTGCGCGCTACACCGTATTAATTAATACTCGCGATATTCCGGTAGCTACTTCGGTATATGGCTGTGCTACTACTATCCCCCACCACATGGGCTTGTAA
- a CDS encoding trypsin-like serine protease — protein sequence MKLRKFTAALAAAVTAMALTVAPAQAVINGDDLPMDKSQIPIEAYAVVRMVIGSAFPCTGTAIHPHWIVSANHCVQKYTTRHYQKRPVEITRTFENPKFLSPDPIVYHGYEHFNAPNTDLVLIHVKEAMDLPYYAPVADYLPVFPSLANTYGWGEGTHCRLKTSGIDIIEKYDGGYFEIKDQLRVRYDGNKQPGGGDSGGPLFQNGKVIGVLSTGSETAGTFQNAGLHRGWIESKMKEHGNSFSEVSYPTVPKLDAQAGQKDNDAYSSCRDLYRSEYPGYVRPAIPSEEQKPSAPSVTESTTESTAENQPPQVEAVPEPVPEPVPEPQAPAVPSVPSPPSSSSSSVIPSVENSVNSAPAPVEPTIKQESEVAPTGEVKSEKTPEMAVPSLVPDTSYLPLPPETKPEMEENITPPVVPPAPEKKPEPTPPMDTKKPEDHLSNSGFLKKVGWGGLTGIIGAILGGFGIIGFLISQILHR from the coding sequence GTGAAACTTCGGAAATTCACAGCAGCGCTGGCAGCTGCTGTAACTGCCATGGCTCTAACAGTTGCCCCGGCACAAGCAGTAATCAATGGCGATGATCTCCCCATGGATAAGAGCCAGATTCCGATCGAGGCCTATGCCGTAGTTCGCATGGTAATTGGCAGCGCTTTTCCTTGTACTGGAACAGCTATTCACCCGCATTGGATTGTTAGCGCGAATCACTGCGTGCAAAAATATACAACAAGGCACTACCAGAAACGTCCTGTGGAAATTACGCGGACTTTCGAAAATCCAAAGTTCCTGAGTCCGGATCCTATTGTTTATCACGGCTATGAGCACTTTAATGCCCCTAATACCGACTTGGTATTGATTCACGTAAAAGAGGCAATGGATTTGCCTTATTACGCTCCGGTTGCAGATTATTTACCTGTATTTCCTAGCCTTGCCAATACCTACGGTTGGGGCGAAGGAACACATTGCCGTCTTAAGACCTCTGGCATCGATATTATTGAAAAATACGATGGCGGCTATTTTGAAATTAAAGACCAACTTAGAGTTCGCTATGACGGCAATAAACAGCCCGGCGGTGGCGATTCTGGGGGACCGCTATTCCAAAACGGAAAAGTAATTGGAGTTCTTTCCACTGGTTCCGAGACTGCGGGTACCTTCCAAAACGCCGGGCTGCATCGTGGCTGGATTGAATCCAAGATGAAAGAGCATGGCAATAGCTTCTCTGAGGTTTCTTACCCTACCGTCCCGAAGCTAGACGCCCAGGCCGGCCAAAAAGACAACGATGCTTATTCCAGCTGTCGTGACCTCTACCGTTCGGAATACCCTGGTTATGTTCGCCCAGCAATTCCTAGTGAAGAGCAAAAGCCTTCCGCTCCTTCGGTAACCGAGAGCACCACTGAGAGCACCGCTGAGAATCAGCCTCCTCAGGTTGAAGCGGTACCAGAACCGGTACCAGAACCGGTACCAGAACCACAGGCGCCCGCTGTGCCTTCCGTTCCTTCTCCGCCTTCTTCCTCTTCTTCTAGTGTCATCCCTTCGGTCGAAAATTCAGTTAATTCTGCACCCGCTCCGGTGGAGCCGACTATTAAGCAGGAATCCGAAGTTGCTCCAACGGGGGAGGTAAAATCTGAGAAAACTCCGGAGATGGCAGTTCCAAGTTTGGTACCCGATACCAGCTATCTTCCTTTGCCTCCTGAGACAAAACCTGAGATGGAGGAAAATATTACACCCCCGGTAGTACCCCCAGCGCCGGAGAAAAAGCCGGAGCCAACTCCGCCGATGGATACTAAAAAGCCAGAAGATCACTTAAGTAACTCAGGTTTCCTTAAGAAAGTTGGTTGGGGTGGCTTAACGGGGATTATTGGAGCAATTCTTGGTGGATTTGGAATTATTGGCTTCCTAATTTCCCAGATTCTGCATCGTTAG
- a CDS encoding flavodoxin domain-containing protein — protein MTPAIPTIIYHSVYGSTQNYAEYLAAELGAELFSMKAAKKALIQAQKNAGPVIIMAPTYGPHNAMIDFIRDNYFYGLPVAAVAVGMTLPEIAREKDNLANQLPKDCARFYLPGRLNYSAISQTHRSVMFSLISALRLKPRKNPNDRAMIAGYDKDTDNVDFGELAGIIAWVREVS, from the coding sequence GTGACACCCGCTATCCCCACCATTATTTATCACTCAGTTTATGGATCCACCCAAAACTATGCCGAATACCTCGCCGCAGAACTTGGGGCAGAATTATTTTCAATGAAAGCAGCCAAAAAGGCTCTTATCCAAGCACAGAAAAATGCTGGACCAGTAATTATTATGGCTCCCACTTATGGGCCCCATAATGCGATGATAGATTTTATTCGCGATAACTATTTTTATGGCCTTCCCGTAGCCGCTGTGGCAGTGGGGATGACCTTGCCAGAAATTGCGCGCGAAAAAGATAATCTAGCTAACCAGCTTCCCAAGGATTGTGCGCGTTTTTATCTTCCGGGACGGCTTAATTACTCAGCTATTTCCCAAACTCACCGTTCAGTGATGTTCAGCCTAATTAGTGCGCTGCGCTTAAAGCCCCGGAAAAACCCTAATGACCGGGCCATGATAGCCGGCTACGATAAAGATACCGATAACGTAGATTTCGGCGAGCTAGCTGGCATTATCGCTTGGGTGAGGGAAGTCAGTTAG
- a CDS encoding isoprenyl transferase: MKITPRRLLYRLYEARLRRELVDQPQPRHVAVMCDGNRRWAREAGFADVTHGHRIGATKVGELVRWCRDTKVEIVTVYLLSTENLSREPEELKLLYDIISDVVEALAVPENNCRLRLVGHLSLLPPEVSQRLHAAAGSTAENTGVIVNVAVGYGGRQEIVDAVQELIASEVAAGTSPEELSQAVTVESISRHLYTSGQRDPDLVIRTSGEQRLSGFLLWQAAYSEIWFTDTYWPAFRRIDFLRALREYSKRSRRFGK, translated from the coding sequence GTGAAAATAACGCCGCGTCGCTTGCTCTATAGGTTGTACGAGGCTCGCTTGCGTCGGGAGCTGGTGGATCAACCGCAACCACGCCATGTGGCCGTAATGTGTGACGGTAATCGTCGCTGGGCGCGGGAAGCTGGATTTGCCGACGTCACGCATGGGCATCGCATCGGTGCCACTAAAGTTGGCGAACTTGTGCGGTGGTGTCGCGATACCAAAGTAGAGATTGTTACCGTCTATTTGCTGTCTACGGAAAATCTTTCACGCGAACCCGAAGAGCTCAAGCTACTTTATGACATCATCTCTGATGTGGTGGAAGCACTGGCGGTGCCAGAAAATAACTGCCGCCTAAGGTTAGTGGGGCATTTAAGTTTATTGCCGCCGGAAGTTTCGCAACGACTCCATGCTGCCGCCGGAAGTACCGCAGAAAATACCGGGGTAATTGTCAATGTGGCTGTAGGTTATGGCGGCCGACAAGAAATTGTGGATGCAGTCCAGGAATTAATTGCCTCTGAAGTAGCAGCTGGAACCTCACCAGAGGAGTTATCGCAGGCAGTGACTGTAGAAAGTATTTCTCGCCATCTGTATACCTCTGGCCAGCGAGATCCTGATTTAGTAATTCGGACCTCCGGGGAACAACGCCTAAGTGGTTTCTTGCTGTGGCAGGCAGCTTATTCAGAGATTTGGTTTACAGATACCTATTGGCCAGCTTTTAGACGAATCGATTTTCTTCGAGCGCTTCGTGAGTATTCCAAGCGCTCGCGGCGTTTTGGAAAGTAG
- the mca gene encoding mycothiol conjugate amidase Mca, translating to MAQNTNKKTSIKGLRLLAVHAHPDDEASKGAATMAKYAAAGHHVQVVTCTGGERGSILNPELQVPGLITDITATRREEMAAAAAALGISHQWMGYEDSGLPPEDSADPLPAGSFARQDLLEVATHLIKIIREFKPHVIITYDENGGYPHPDHLMVHAISMIAWDKAGDPKFAPEAGPAWVPLKLYYTHGFVKQRLEALHQYLLSEGKPSPYTSMLQYWELFAGDIMGRVTTQVECAEFFPAREAALRAHATQIDPAGPFLAVPAEVQKRLWPTEEFELAKSRVPVGLPETDLFASIVGSFGPRDIL from the coding sequence ATGGCACAAAATACTAATAAAAAGACCTCTATTAAAGGACTAAGGCTATTAGCGGTCCATGCTCATCCTGATGATGAAGCCTCAAAAGGTGCAGCTACCATGGCTAAATATGCTGCCGCAGGACATCACGTGCAAGTTGTGACCTGCACCGGGGGTGAACGCGGAAGTATTCTAAATCCCGAATTGCAAGTTCCAGGCTTAATTACCGATATCACCGCTACTAGACGCGAAGAAATGGCTGCCGCGGCTGCTGCCTTAGGAATTTCTCATCAGTGGATGGGTTACGAAGATTCCGGTCTGCCACCAGAAGATTCCGCTGATCCTTTACCGGCAGGTAGCTTTGCGCGCCAAGATTTATTAGAAGTAGCCACGCATTTAATAAAAATTATTCGAGAATTTAAGCCACACGTAATTATTACTTATGACGAAAACGGCGGATATCCCCACCCAGATCACCTCATGGTGCACGCCATTTCCATGATTGCGTGGGATAAAGCTGGCGACCCAAAATTTGCTCCAGAAGCTGGTCCTGCATGGGTGCCCTTAAAACTTTATTACACCCACGGTTTTGTTAAACAGCGCTTAGAGGCGCTACATCAGTACCTGCTCTCTGAAGGAAAACCGAGCCCCTATACGTCTATGTTGCAGTATTGGGAGCTATTTGCCGGCGATATTATGGGACGCGTGACGACGCAAGTGGAGTGCGCAGAGTTTTTCCCTGCACGAGAGGCCGCGCTACGAGCACATGCCACCCAAATTGATCCTGCGGGACCATTTTTAGCAGTGCCAGCAGAGGTTCAAAAACGACTCTGGCCAACAGAAGAATTTGAATTAGCTAAGAGTCGAGTGCCCGTTGGGCTGCCAGAAACAGATCTTTTTGCCAGTATCGTTGGGAGTTTTGGGCCCCGCGACATACTCTAG
- the glyA gene encoding serine hydroxymethyltransferase: MTFDILHEELASLDPDVDMAIKGELARQRNTLEMIASENFVPRAVLQAQGSVLTNKYAEGYPGRRYYGGCEYVDIVEDLARDRAKALFGADFANVQPHSGAQANAAVLHAAANPGDKIMGLSLAHGGHLTHGMKINFSGKLYDVAAYQVEKDTMLIDMDKLREQALKERPQVLIAGWSAYPRTLDFAAFRSIADEVGAVLWTDMAHFAGLVAAGLHPSPVPYSDIVSSTIHKTIGGPRSGMILAKQDWAKKINSAVFPGQQGGPLMHVIAAKAVALKIAASPGFKERQEITLEGARILAERLMAAKTRAAGVDVLTGGTDVHMVLVDLRNSQMNGQEAEDLLHSIGITVNRNSVPFDPRPPAVSSGLRIGTPALATRGLDAAAFAEVADIIGVALEQGTAADISALRQRVTKIAEQYPLYSGLEDWKML; this comes from the coding sequence ATGACTTTCGATATTCTGCATGAAGAGCTGGCCTCTTTAGACCCAGATGTGGATATGGCTATCAAAGGGGAACTTGCGCGGCAGCGTAATACCCTAGAGATGATTGCCTCGGAGAATTTCGTCCCGCGGGCAGTACTGCAAGCCCAAGGGTCTGTATTGACAAATAAATACGCTGAAGGTTACCCCGGACGTCGTTATTACGGCGGCTGCGAATACGTAGATATAGTAGAAGACCTCGCTAGAGACCGTGCCAAGGCGCTTTTTGGAGCCGATTTTGCCAATGTGCAGCCACACTCCGGTGCCCAAGCCAACGCCGCAGTACTACACGCTGCGGCAAACCCCGGCGATAAAATCATGGGGCTATCCCTTGCCCACGGTGGACACTTAACCCACGGTATGAAAATCAATTTCTCCGGAAAGCTCTATGATGTAGCGGCTTACCAGGTGGAAAAAGACACCATGCTTATCGATATGGATAAGCTGCGTGAACAAGCCCTAAAAGAACGCCCCCAGGTGCTAATTGCTGGCTGGTCGGCATATCCGCGCACTTTGGATTTTGCAGCTTTCCGTTCCATTGCCGATGAAGTAGGTGCGGTACTGTGGACCGATATGGCCCATTTTGCCGGACTAGTTGCTGCTGGCCTGCATCCTTCGCCGGTGCCATACTCCGATATTGTTTCCTCCACTATTCATAAGACTATTGGTGGGCCGCGTTCCGGAATGATTTTGGCCAAACAAGACTGGGCTAAGAAAATCAATTCCGCAGTTTTCCCTGGACAACAGGGCGGGCCACTTATGCACGTAATCGCAGCTAAGGCTGTAGCCCTAAAAATTGCTGCCAGCCCTGGTTTTAAGGAACGTCAAGAGATCACTCTCGAAGGTGCTCGAATCTTGGCTGAGCGCCTGATGGCTGCGAAGACTCGCGCTGCCGGAGTAGATGTCCTCACCGGAGGCACGGATGTGCACATGGTTTTGGTAGATCTTCGCAATTCCCAGATGAACGGCCAAGAGGCTGAAGATCTACTGCACAGCATCGGAATAACTGTTAACCGCAACTCGGTGCCATTTGATCCGCGCCCACCGGCAGTTTCCTCTGGGCTACGCATTGGCACCCCAGCCCTAGCCACCCGCGGGCTAGATGCCGCCGCTTTTGCAGAAGTTGCCGATATTATTGGGGTAGCCCTAGAACAGGGCACCGCTGCCGATATTTCAGCTTTGCGCCAGCGCGTTACCAAGATCGCCGAGCAGTATCCCCTCTACTCGGGCCTTGAAGACTGGAAGATGCTTTAA
- a CDS encoding MDR family MFS transporter has translation MTNPAADTRKRLPWIIAALMLSMLMSALGQMVFSTALPTIVGELGGVEHMSWVISGFLVAETIALPIFGKLGDQMGRKNLFMLVNGLFVIGSFMGGSANSMLLLIIARIVQGIAAGGMMILSQSITAEVTTPRERGKYMGIMGSAFAVASVLGPVLGGWFTDGPGWRWGLWLNIPIGFIAMGAIWFLLRLEPKKVRLNLDIWGMITMIIATSSLVLTLTWGGNEFPWLSAQILGLALLTIIFGALFIFIESRTADPIVPMRVFRNRNFALTTIASFGLGIFMFGSLAYMPTYLQMVHAMTPTHAGLMMITMMLGILITSLSVGNLVSRTGKYKRYPIVGMAVVTVALVLLSTLTSDTSLVIYGIYMFIFGFGIGATMQVLVLIAQTSFPVAEVGTVTGTNNFIRQIGSAVGAALVGGIFVNRLTTFLAERLPQSSGKISHLTPSMVINLPEPIKAAIESSYNDALTPIFLLLAPLSAICCVALLFLREEHLQDTNA, from the coding sequence ATGACTAATCCTGCCGCGGATACCCGAAAACGCCTGCCATGGATCATTGCCGCACTAATGCTCTCAATGCTTATGAGTGCGCTTGGACAAATGGTTTTCTCTACCGCTTTGCCCACGATTGTTGGCGAACTTGGTGGCGTAGAACATATGAGTTGGGTAATTTCTGGCTTTTTGGTAGCAGAAACTATAGCTTTACCCATATTCGGTAAATTAGGCGACCAAATGGGTCGCAAAAATCTTTTTATGCTAGTAAATGGCCTATTTGTAATTGGCTCATTTATGGGCGGCAGTGCGAATTCGATGCTGCTGCTTATTATTGCCCGCATTGTGCAAGGTATTGCAGCTGGCGGCATGATGATTCTTTCCCAATCTATTACCGCTGAAGTAACTACCCCGCGAGAACGCGGCAAATATATGGGCATTATGGGCTCCGCATTTGCCGTAGCTTCAGTACTTGGCCCAGTTCTTGGTGGCTGGTTTACTGATGGCCCAGGTTGGCGTTGGGGCCTGTGGCTAAATATTCCCATTGGCTTTATTGCAATGGGTGCTATTTGGTTCCTCTTACGCTTAGAACCTAAGAAAGTACGCCTTAACCTTGATATTTGGGGCATGATCACCATGATTATTGCCACCTCTTCGCTAGTTCTAACCCTAACCTGGGGAGGTAATGAATTCCCCTGGTTAAGTGCTCAAATACTAGGATTAGCACTGCTTACTATAATTTTTGGCGCTCTATTTATTTTTATTGAATCACGCACTGCAGACCCCATTGTGCCCATGCGGGTATTCCGGAATCGCAATTTTGCACTGACCACTATTGCTAGTTTTGGTCTGGGCATTTTCATGTTTGGTTCCCTGGCTTATATGCCTACTTATCTACAAATGGTGCACGCCATGACCCCCACCCATGCGGGACTCATGATGATTACCATGATGCTAGGTATCTTAATCACTTCACTTTCGGTAGGAAATCTAGTTTCTCGAACTGGAAAATATAAGCGCTACCCAATTGTGGGAATGGCTGTAGTTACTGTCGCTTTAGTACTTCTTTCCACTTTAACTAGCGATACTTCTCTAGTTATTTATGGCATTTATATGTTCATTTTCGGCTTTGGTATCGGCGCTACCATGCAGGTATTGGTACTAATTGCCCAAACTTCCTTCCCAGTAGCAGAAGTCGGCACAGTAACTGGGACAAATAATTTTATTCGACAAATTGGCAGTGCCGTAGGTGCTGCATTAGTAGGTGGAATATTTGTAAATAGACTCACCACCTTCTTAGCCGAGAGGCTCCCGCAAAGCAGTGGCAAAATTTCTCACCTCACCCCTTCAATGGTGATCAACCTGCCAGAACCTATAAAGGCCGCCATTGAATCCAGCTATAACGACGCCCTCACCCCAATCTTCTTGCTCCTAGCCCCACTTTCCGCAATTTGTTGTGTGGCCTTGCTCTTCCTACGAGAAGAACATTTACAAGACACTAACGCCTAA
- a CDS encoding LysR family transcriptional regulator substrate-binding protein, translating to MPTLSFVTGTEPAKWFQRYNSYTANPQLETHISDDPLSELLAGQVDLALIRLPDARFTAALREDYHLVELYEEALGVAVPAESIFAEIGQRELPRQELAAEIINYEIPDTGQVDIAAVRSALQIVAANVGIAIAPYPLLRVLSGKLVAPLLLQDDKVRPANIIALLWHKDKDSPAIQDFVGITRGRRASSGRSSAGTAAKPATKLKAKEKSQAKATRKAAREKQAAKQGKAGKAVKAGKGAKPGKPGRRRK from the coding sequence ATGCCCACCCTGAGCTTTGTCACCGGCACCGAACCTGCAAAATGGTTCCAGCGCTATAATTCCTACACCGCAAACCCACAGTTAGAAACCCATATAAGTGATGATCCGCTTAGCGAATTACTAGCTGGACAGGTAGATCTAGCCCTAATAAGGCTTCCCGATGCCAGGTTTACCGCCGCTTTACGTGAGGACTATCACTTAGTAGAACTCTACGAAGAGGCCCTCGGAGTAGCTGTGCCTGCGGAATCTATTTTCGCTGAAATTGGGCAACGAGAACTTCCGCGCCAAGAACTCGCAGCAGAGATTATTAACTACGAAATACCTGATACAGGGCAAGTAGATATAGCCGCTGTACGCAGCGCTTTACAAATAGTGGCGGCTAATGTGGGAATCGCAATAGCCCCTTATCCACTTTTGCGGGTACTTTCTGGAAAATTAGTGGCCCCACTACTACTCCAAGACGATAAAGTGCGCCCGGCAAATATAATCGCTCTATTATGGCATAAGGATAAGGATTCTCCGGCGATTCAAGATTTTGTAGGAATTACTCGAGGACGCCGGGCCAGCTCGGGAAGAAGTAGCGCAGGTACCGCTGCTAAACCGGCCACCAAATTAAAAGCCAAGGAGAAATCCCAAGCTAAAGCTACGCGAAAAGCCGCCCGCGAAAAGCAGGCGGCCAAACAGGGCAAGGCGGGCAAGGCGGTCAAGGCAGGTAAGGGCGCCAAGCCGGGCAAGCCGGGGCGCCGTCGCAAATAA
- the coaA gene encoding type I pantothenate kinase, producing MSPALGRSPYLEFRRDQWLQLRDDMPQVLTANEVKELKGLGENIDLQEVAEVYLPLSRLIHLQVEAQQKLYEATATFLGSETPHVPFIIGVAGSVAVGKSTTARLLQVLLQRWDSHPKVDLVTTDGFLYPGAELEKRRLMERKGFPESYDARALLRFVSDIKAGNPEVYAPVYSHQLYDRVPNEMQVVKNPDILILEGLNVLQTGPTLMVSDLFDFSVYVDAPAEVIEKWYLNRFSMLRSSQFQRPESPFFYLAKLSEEEAISIAREIWQSINLPNLIENILPTRVRASLVLTKGENHLVERVRLRKI from the coding sequence ATGTCTCCTGCTCTCGGACGCAGCCCCTATCTGGAATTTAGGCGCGATCAATGGTTGCAACTGCGTGATGATATGCCGCAGGTGCTTACTGCTAATGAGGTAAAAGAGCTCAAGGGGCTGGGAGAAAATATTGATCTCCAAGAAGTTGCTGAGGTGTATTTGCCGCTGAGTCGCCTGATTCATTTACAAGTAGAGGCGCAACAAAAACTTTATGAAGCCACGGCTACTTTCTTAGGTTCAGAAACCCCTCACGTGCCTTTTATTATTGGGGTGGCGGGGTCTGTGGCAGTGGGTAAATCCACTACTGCCCGGTTGTTACAGGTTTTATTACAACGCTGGGATAGCCATCCTAAGGTAGATCTAGTAACTACTGATGGTTTTCTTTATCCTGGCGCTGAGCTGGAAAAACGTCGCCTCATGGAACGTAAAGGTTTTCCAGAATCTTATGATGCGCGGGCTTTATTGCGCTTTGTTTCCGATATTAAGGCTGGAAATCCAGAGGTATATGCTCCGGTATATTCCCACCAGCTTTATGATCGGGTGCCCAATGAAATGCAGGTAGTTAAAAACCCCGATATCCTAATTTTAGAGGGCTTAAATGTGTTGCAAACTGGTCCGACTCTTATGGTTTCGGATCTTTTTGATTTTTCTGTCTACGTGGATGCCCCGGCAGAAGTTATTGAAAAATGGTACTTAAACCGCTTTTCGATGCTGCGCTCTAGTCAATTCCAACGTCCCGAATCGCCTTTCTTTTATCTGGCGAAACTCAGTGAAGAAGAAGCTATATCTATAGCTCGAGAAATTTGGCAATCAATTAACTTACCGAATTTGATCGAAAATATTTTACCTACCAGGGTAAGAGCCTCTTTAGTGCTGACCAAAGGAGAAAATCATCTGGTAGAACGCGTGCGCTTGCGCAAAATCTAA
- a CDS encoding DUF5997 family protein — MSQEHRAADSTAMKPMTAAKKLNIYLPATPQEFQDNAITHAEFRELQNNPPQWLQDLRREGPHPRSVVAQKLGVTIAALKRNELDKPLSTTEIKALLEDQPEWLRAARTALAEGRAEKTSATPAAE, encoded by the coding sequence ATGAGTCAAGAACATCGCGCAGCAGATAGTACTGCTATGAAGCCAATGACGGCTGCGAAGAAGCTTAATATTTATTTGCCCGCAACTCCGCAAGAGTTTCAAGATAATGCAATTACCCACGCAGAATTTAGGGAATTGCAAAATAATCCACCACAGTGGTTGCAAGATTTAAGACGCGAAGGCCCCCATCCGCGTTCAGTTGTCGCCCAAAAACTTGGGGTAACTATTGCTGCTTTAAAGCGCAATGAGCTTGATAAGCCTCTTAGCACCACCGAGATTAAAGCTTTGCTAGAAGATCAACCCGAGTGGTTGCGGGCTGCACGTACTGCCCTAGCAGAAGGCCGCGCTGAGAAAACTAGCGCGACCCCTGCTGCAGAATAG